In a single window of the Streptococcus ilei genome:
- the glnA gene encoding type I glutamate--ammonia ligase — translation MSITVEDIRREVKEKNVTFIRLMFSDILGTMKNVEIPATDEQLEKVLSNKAMFDGSSIEGFVRINESDMYLYPDLDSWTVFPWGDENGSVAGLICDVYTTEGEPFAGDPRGNLKRALRHMEEVGFKSFNLGPEPEFFLFKLDENGDPTLEVNDKGGYFDLAPTDLADNTRREIVNVLTQMGFEVEASHHEVAVGQHEIDFKYDEVLRACDKIQIFKLVVKTIARKHGLYATFMAKPKFGIAGSGMHCNMSLFDAEGNNAFFDPNDPKGMQLSETAYHFLGGLIKHAYNYTAIMNPTVNSYKRLVPGFEAPVYIAWAGRNRSPLVRVPASRGMGTRLELRSVDPMANPYIAMAVLLEVGLHGIENKIEAPAPIEENIYIMTAEERKEAGITDLPSTLHNALKALTEDEVVKNALGEHIYTSFLEAKRIEWASYATFVSQWEIDNYLDLY, via the coding sequence ATGTCAATTACTGTTGAAGATATTCGTCGCGAAGTCAAAGAAAAAAATGTAACCTTTATTCGGTTGATGTTCTCAGATATCTTAGGAACCATGAAAAACGTTGAAATTCCAGCGACAGATGAACAGTTGGAAAAAGTTTTATCAAACAAGGCTATGTTTGATGGATCTTCTATCGAAGGGTTTGTTCGGATTAATGAGTCTGATATGTATCTCTATCCTGACTTGGACTCTTGGACTGTTTTCCCTTGGGGAGATGAGAACGGTAGTGTCGCAGGCTTGATTTGTGATGTCTATACAACAGAAGGGGAACCATTTGCAGGAGATCCACGTGGAAACCTCAAACGTGCTCTTCGTCACATGGAAGAAGTTGGCTTCAAATCGTTCAACCTTGGACCAGAGCCAGAGTTCTTCCTCTTTAAACTGGATGAAAATGGAGACCCAACTCTTGAAGTGAATGACAAGGGTGGCTATTTTGATTTGGCACCTACAGACCTTGCGGATAACACTCGTCGTGAGATCGTCAATGTCTTAACCCAAATGGGATTTGAGGTAGAAGCCAGTCACCACGAAGTGGCTGTAGGTCAGCATGAAATTGACTTTAAGTACGATGAAGTTCTTCGCGCCTGTGACAAGATTCAAATCTTTAAACTCGTTGTAAAAACCATTGCTCGTAAACATGGTTTGTATGCAACCTTTATGGCTAAACCAAAATTTGGTATCGCTGGTTCTGGTATGCATTGCAATATGTCCTTGTTTGATGCCGAAGGGAACAACGCCTTCTTTGATCCAAATGATCCAAAAGGAATGCAGTTGTCAGAAACAGCTTATCATTTCCTTGGTGGTTTGATCAAGCACGCTTACAACTACACAGCCATCATGAACCCGACTGTCAACTCCTACAAACGTTTGGTACCAGGTTTTGAAGCTCCTGTATACATCGCTTGGGCTGGACGCAACCGCTCCCCATTGGTGCGTGTACCTGCTTCACGCGGTATGGGAACTCGTTTGGAATTGCGTTCCGTAGATCCGATGGCTAACCCATACATCGCTATGGCTGTTCTTTTAGAAGTTGGTTTGCATGGGATTGAGAACAAGATTGAAGCGCCAGCACCAATCGAAGAGAATATCTATATCATGACAGCTGAAGAGCGTAAAGAAGCTGGAATTACGGATCTTCCATCTACTCTTCACAATGCTTTGAAAGCCTTGACGGAAGATGAAGTAGTTAAGAATGCTCTCGGTGAACACATCTACACGAGCTTCTTAGAAGCCAAACGCATCGAGTGGGCAAGCTATGCAACCTTCGTTTCACAATGGGAAATTGATAACTACTTGGACTTGTACTAA
- a CDS encoding MerR family transcriptional regulator: MKEKELRRTLAVFPIGSVMKLTDLTARQIRYYEDQQLITPDRTEGNRRMFSLNDMDRLLEIKDYLSEGLNIAGIKKRIAEKEAKRQAAKVVSEKEVRKALHRDILQQSRFHTTSSPYGQLR, from the coding sequence ATGAAAGAAAAGGAATTAAGACGAACGTTAGCGGTCTTTCCGATTGGTAGTGTTATGAAATTGACAGATTTAACAGCTCGTCAGATTCGCTATTACGAAGATCAACAACTCATTACTCCGGATCGTACAGAGGGCAATCGTCGGATGTTTTCTCTCAACGATATGGATCGCCTGTTGGAGATTAAGGATTACTTATCTGAAGGCCTTAATATTGCAGGAATCAAAAAACGGATTGCTGAGAAAGAAGCTAAACGCCAAGCTGCCAAGGTAGTTAGCGAGAAGGAAGTTCGCAAGGCCCTTCATCGCGACATTCTTCAGCAAAGTCGCTTTCATACGACCTCATCGCCATATGGTCAGTTACGCTGA
- a CDS encoding FUSC family protein: MDYFKRHKFDRSKFRLGMRTFKTGIAVFLVLLIFGIFGWRGLQIGALTAVFSLREDFDKSVHFGASRVMGNSIGGFYALLFFMIKILFHDAYWVTLIFVPIATMLTIMTNVAMNNKAGIIGGVSAMLIITLSIPTGETFLYVFARIFETFIGVFVAILVNSDVDRIRDFIKEKRKPM; the protein is encoded by the coding sequence ATGGATTACTTTAAACGACATAAATTTGACCGTTCCAAATTTCGATTGGGAATGCGGACCTTCAAAACAGGGATAGCCGTTTTTCTGGTTCTATTGATTTTTGGTATCTTTGGTTGGAGAGGACTGCAAATTGGGGCTCTGACAGCTGTTTTTAGCTTGAGAGAAGATTTTGATAAGAGTGTTCACTTCGGAGCTTCGCGTGTGATGGGCAACAGCATCGGTGGTTTTTATGCTCTGCTATTCTTTATGATCAAGATCCTCTTCCACGATGCCTATTGGGTCACCCTGATTTTTGTACCGATTGCGACCATGTTAACCATTATGACCAATGTCGCCATGAACAATAAAGCCGGAATTATCGGAGGCGTATCAGCTATGCTGATTATTACTCTCTCGATTCCTACAGGTGAAACTTTCCTATATGTTTTTGCCCGCATTTTTGAAACCTTTATCGGTGTCTTTGTAGCGATTTTAGTTAATTCAGATGTGGATCGCATTCGAGACTTTATAAAAGAAAAAAGAAAACCCATGTGA